A section of the Hevea brasiliensis isolate MT/VB/25A 57/8 chromosome 17, ASM3005281v1, whole genome shotgun sequence genome encodes:
- the LOC110637981 gene encoding disease resistance protein RPV1 isoform X2 has product MAASSSSCPFDAFLSFRGDDVRKTFADHVYAALTGAGIHTFRDDEEIERGKNIDQELTKAIQQSKVAVIVFSPDYASSRCCLDELLMINERRKSDGMHILPIFYHVDPSAVWRQKESFKEAFDRHEEQLKEEIDKVERWRAALKEVADLGGEVLKDQYEAPFIQNIVKLVANKLDRKLLHVGSYLTGIDDYVGRINQWLQDESTNVRILVLYGIGGVGKTTIAKTVYNQNSDKFERSCFLADVAETSEQPKGMNSLQEQLLSDIHKRESVKIYNVDEGVMKIKDAMCCMKVIIILDNVDNSEQFKSIIGKQEWLSSGSKMIVTTRLKCLLSEGCWKLHIEPLSVKKSHKLFALHAFGREDSPENFDEHSERVVSLCDGLPLALCVLGSFLRRRSIDEWKSEIKELQEIPDSQIQKILRKSFDSLHNDRHRSIFLHIVFFFIGWGKDVVVKILEGCGFEAIIGVQHLLDRCLIEIDERNNLAMHQLVRDMGREVVRQESPDEPGKRSRICNHKEGTETIRGLILDMHLLREEKHVGPISNYGNYSHENSVEESVLGCEDNRSMHNRLGGIVWQRIVNCIPKTSSTSADVIKTEAFANMRQLNVLLLDDVKLDGGYEDFPKHLVCLRWLRFPLNSMPTCLNVEKLVVLDMRYSRLKHAWQGKSFPCLKILDLSHSHLLTTTPDFTGLPGLESLLLKDCINLVKIDKSIRVLRGLVLLNLEGCAKLKELPKTISDLKSLEELYLTGCSELKVLPKVLAQMESLKVFFAGGITLNELSFSSRDVRGPWSWLSGREGPESTMFSSAFLPRSLTHLILPNCNLSDGKFTTDLHLPSLRHLVLRDNPLNTISAEIPGLPSLVYLDITQCNNFNVIIKVPTSIEELNLIGRLVTRLSDLLRFGLEDISSGRENRFMTSFCQNVVQLVQSDCPYFRRNFIIMNNNVWCQLQFLGDGLRSREILQENTSGPSLAHNLLLWDMHKGKLLEADEGYMKTGSFLAILRVFIESLI; this is encoded by the exons ATGGCTGCTTCATCATCTTCTTGTCCTTTTGATGCGTTCTTGAGCTTTAGAGGCGATGACGTTCGCAAGACTTTTGCAGATCATGTCTATGCAGCTTTGACTGGAGCGGGGATTCACACCTTCAGGGACGATGAAGAAATTGAGAGGGGGAAAAACATTGACCAAGAACTCACGAAAGCAATACAACAATCAAAAGTAGCAGTAATAGTGTTTTCTCCAGACTATGCCTCTTCAAGATGTTGCCTTGATGAGCTTTTGATGATCAATGAGCGTAGAAAATCTGATGGTATGCATATTTTGCCAATTTTTTACCATGTCGATCCAAGTGCAGTCTGGCGGCAGAAAGAAAGCTTCAAGGAAGCATTTGATAGACATGAAGAGCAACTAAAGGAGGAGATAGACAAGGTGGAAAGATGGAGGGCAGCTCTTAAAGAAGTTGCAGATCTAGGCGGGGAGGTTTTAAAAGACCA GTACGAGGCACCGTTCATTCAAAACATTGTCAAGCTCGTTGCGAATAAATTGGATCGCAAGCTTCTGCATGTGGGTTCCTACTTAACAGGAATAGATGATTATGTAGGCCGGATTAATCAGTGGTTGCAAGATGAGTCGACAAATGTTAGGATATTGGTACTTTACGGGATTGGTGGGGTTGGAAAGACCACCATTGCAAAGACTGTTTATAACCAGAACTCTGACAAGTTTGAAAGGAGCTGCTTTCTTGCGGACGTTGCTGAAACATCAGAACAGCCAAAAGGTATGAATAGCTTACAAGAACAGCTTCTTTCAGATATCCACAAGCGGGAATCAGTAAAGATATATAATGTAGATGAGGGAGTTATGAAGATCAAGGATGCTATGTGTTGCATGAAAGTTATCATTATTCTTGATAATGTGGATAATTCAGAACAATTCAAATCCATTATTGGTAAGCAAGAGTGGCTGTCGTCGGGAAGTAAAATGATCGTCACAACTCGATTGAAGTGTTTGTTAAGTGAAGGTTGTTGGAAACTTCACATTGAGCCATTGAGTGTTAAAAAGTCACATAAACTCTTCGCCTTGCATGCCTTTGGACGAGAAGATTCTCCTGAAAATTTCGATGAGCACTCTGAACGTGTAGTGAGCCTTTGTGATGGTCTTCCATTAGCTCTTTGTGTTTTAGGCTCCTTTCTTCGTCGCAGAAGTATAGATGAATGGAAAAGTGAGATTAAGGAACTGCAAGAAATTCCTGATAGTCAAATTCAAAAGATTCTCAGAAAAAGCTTTGATTCTCTACATAATGATCGTCATCGAAGCATATTTCTTCACATAGTTTTTTTCTTCATTGGGTGGGGTAAAGATGTTGTAGTTAAAATTTTAGAGGGCTGTGGCTTCGAAGCAATAATTGGAGTTCAACATCTCTTGGATAGATGTCTCATTGAAATCGATGAAAGAAACAACCTAGCGATGCATCAGTTGGTTAGAGACATGGGTAGGGAAGTTGTTCGCCAAGAATCTCCTGATGAACCGGGGAAGCGCAGTAGAATATGTAATCATAAAGAG GGTACCGAGACAATTAGGGGCCTCATTCTTGACATGCATTTGTTAAGAGAAGAGAAACATGTCGGCCCAATTTCAAATTATGGAAATTACAGTCATGAAAATTCGGTGGAGGAATCAGTGCTTGGTTGTGAAGATAATCGTTCAATGCATAATCGTCTTGGTGGCATCGTTTGGCAGCGGATTGTGAATTGTATCCCAAAAACCTCATCTACCTCTGCAGATGTGATAAAAACAGAGGCATTTGCAAACATGCGCCAATTAAATGTGCTCCTGCTCGATGATGTTAAGCTTGATGGAGGATATGAAGATTTTCCAAAACACTTGGTGTGCCTGCGTTGGCTCAGATTCCCTTTGAACTCTATGCCAACGTGTTTAAATGTGGAGAAACTTGTTGTTCTTGATATGCGGTATAGCAGGCTAAAACATGCTTGGCAGGGAAAG TCCTTTCCATGCTTGAAGATCCTTGACCTAAGTCATTCTCATTTACTCACTACAACCCCTGACTTCACGGGACTACCTGGTCTTGAGAGTTTGCTGCTGAAAGATTGTATAAATTTAGTCAAGATTGACAAATCCATTAGAGTCCTAAGGGGACTTGTCTTGTTAAATCTTGAAGGCTGCGCAAAACTCAAGGAGCTTCCAAAGACAATTTCTGATTTGAAATCACTTGAAGAACTATATTTGACTGGTTGCTCAGAACTTAAAGTGCTACCCAAAGTGCTGGCTCAGATGGAATCCTTGAAGGTGTTTTTTGCTGGTGGAATTACCTTGAATGAATTAAGCTTTAGCTCGAGAGATGTAAGGGGGCCTTGGTCTTGGTTATCAGGCAGAGAAGGTCCAGAATCCACTATGTTTTCATCTGCTTTTCTTCCACGTTCTTTGACCCATTTAATCCTTCCAAACTGCAATTTATCAGATGGTAAATTTACCACGGATCTTCATTTGCCGTCTTTGAGACATTTAGTTCTGCGTGATAACCCACTTAATACTATATCGGCTGAAATTCCTGGGCTCCCTTCACTCGTATATCTTGATATAACGCAGTGCAACAACTTCAACGTTATTATAAAGGTTCCTACGAGTATAGAGGAACTGAATTTGATAGGGAGGTTAGTTACACGTCTGTCGGACTTGCTGCGTTTTGGGTTAGAGGACATCTCCAGTGGTCGTGAAAACcg GTTCATGACATCGTTCTGCCAAAATGTTGTGCAGCTTGTTCAATCGGATTGCCCGTATTTCCGGAGGAATTTCATTATCATGAACAATAATGTTTGGTGCCAATTACAATTTCTGGGGGATGGTCTTCGGTCACGTGAAATACTACAGGAGAATACTTCGGGTCCTTCGCTTGCGCATAACTTACTTCTTTGGGATATGCATAAGGGAAAATTATTAGAGGCGGATGAGGGATATATGAAGACCGGGAGTTTCTTGGCTATCCTGAGGGTTTTCATTGAAAGtttgatttaa
- the LOC110637981 gene encoding disease resistance protein RPV1 isoform X1, with product MAASSSSCPFDAFLSFRGDDVRKTFADHVYAALTGAGIHTFRDDEEIERGKNIDQELTKAIQQSKVAVIVFSPDYASSRCCLDELLMINERRKSDGMHILPIFYHVDPSAVWRQKESFKEAFDRHEEQLKEEIDKVERWRAALKEVADLGGEVLKDQYEAPFIQNIVKLVANKLDRKLLHVGSYLTGIDDYVGRINQWLQDESTNVRILVLYGIGGVGKTTIAKTVYNQNSDKFERSCFLADVAETSEQPKGMNSLQEQLLSDIHKRESVKIYNVDEGVMKIKDAMCCMKVIIILDNVDNSEQFKSIIGKQEWLSSGSKMIVTTRLKCLLSEGCWKLHIEPLSVKKSHKLFALHAFGREDSPENFDEHSERVVSLCDGLPLALCVLGSFLRRRSIDEWKSEIKELQEIPDSQIQKILRKSFDSLHNDRHRSIFLHIVFFFIGWGKDVVVKILEGCGFEAIIGVQHLLDRCLIEIDERNNLAMHQLVRDMGREVVRQESPDEPGKRSRICNHKEVFRVLTEKTGTETIRGLILDMHLLREEKHVGPISNYGNYSHENSVEESVLGCEDNRSMHNRLGGIVWQRIVNCIPKTSSTSADVIKTEAFANMRQLNVLLLDDVKLDGGYEDFPKHLVCLRWLRFPLNSMPTCLNVEKLVVLDMRYSRLKHAWQGKSFPCLKILDLSHSHLLTTTPDFTGLPGLESLLLKDCINLVKIDKSIRVLRGLVLLNLEGCAKLKELPKTISDLKSLEELYLTGCSELKVLPKVLAQMESLKVFFAGGITLNELSFSSRDVRGPWSWLSGREGPESTMFSSAFLPRSLTHLILPNCNLSDGKFTTDLHLPSLRHLVLRDNPLNTISAEIPGLPSLVYLDITQCNNFNVIIKVPTSIEELNLIGRLVTRLSDLLRFGLEDISSGRENRFMTSFCQNVVQLVQSDCPYFRRNFIIMNNNVWCQLQFLGDGLRSREILQENTSGPSLAHNLLLWDMHKGKLLEADEGYMKTGSFLAILRVFIESLI from the exons ATGGCTGCTTCATCATCTTCTTGTCCTTTTGATGCGTTCTTGAGCTTTAGAGGCGATGACGTTCGCAAGACTTTTGCAGATCATGTCTATGCAGCTTTGACTGGAGCGGGGATTCACACCTTCAGGGACGATGAAGAAATTGAGAGGGGGAAAAACATTGACCAAGAACTCACGAAAGCAATACAACAATCAAAAGTAGCAGTAATAGTGTTTTCTCCAGACTATGCCTCTTCAAGATGTTGCCTTGATGAGCTTTTGATGATCAATGAGCGTAGAAAATCTGATGGTATGCATATTTTGCCAATTTTTTACCATGTCGATCCAAGTGCAGTCTGGCGGCAGAAAGAAAGCTTCAAGGAAGCATTTGATAGACATGAAGAGCAACTAAAGGAGGAGATAGACAAGGTGGAAAGATGGAGGGCAGCTCTTAAAGAAGTTGCAGATCTAGGCGGGGAGGTTTTAAAAGACCA GTACGAGGCACCGTTCATTCAAAACATTGTCAAGCTCGTTGCGAATAAATTGGATCGCAAGCTTCTGCATGTGGGTTCCTACTTAACAGGAATAGATGATTATGTAGGCCGGATTAATCAGTGGTTGCAAGATGAGTCGACAAATGTTAGGATATTGGTACTTTACGGGATTGGTGGGGTTGGAAAGACCACCATTGCAAAGACTGTTTATAACCAGAACTCTGACAAGTTTGAAAGGAGCTGCTTTCTTGCGGACGTTGCTGAAACATCAGAACAGCCAAAAGGTATGAATAGCTTACAAGAACAGCTTCTTTCAGATATCCACAAGCGGGAATCAGTAAAGATATATAATGTAGATGAGGGAGTTATGAAGATCAAGGATGCTATGTGTTGCATGAAAGTTATCATTATTCTTGATAATGTGGATAATTCAGAACAATTCAAATCCATTATTGGTAAGCAAGAGTGGCTGTCGTCGGGAAGTAAAATGATCGTCACAACTCGATTGAAGTGTTTGTTAAGTGAAGGTTGTTGGAAACTTCACATTGAGCCATTGAGTGTTAAAAAGTCACATAAACTCTTCGCCTTGCATGCCTTTGGACGAGAAGATTCTCCTGAAAATTTCGATGAGCACTCTGAACGTGTAGTGAGCCTTTGTGATGGTCTTCCATTAGCTCTTTGTGTTTTAGGCTCCTTTCTTCGTCGCAGAAGTATAGATGAATGGAAAAGTGAGATTAAGGAACTGCAAGAAATTCCTGATAGTCAAATTCAAAAGATTCTCAGAAAAAGCTTTGATTCTCTACATAATGATCGTCATCGAAGCATATTTCTTCACATAGTTTTTTTCTTCATTGGGTGGGGTAAAGATGTTGTAGTTAAAATTTTAGAGGGCTGTGGCTTCGAAGCAATAATTGGAGTTCAACATCTCTTGGATAGATGTCTCATTGAAATCGATGAAAGAAACAACCTAGCGATGCATCAGTTGGTTAGAGACATGGGTAGGGAAGTTGTTCGCCAAGAATCTCCTGATGAACCGGGGAAGCGCAGTAGAATATGTAATCATAAAGAGGTATTTAGGGTGCTGACAGAAAAAACC GGTACCGAGACAATTAGGGGCCTCATTCTTGACATGCATTTGTTAAGAGAAGAGAAACATGTCGGCCCAATTTCAAATTATGGAAATTACAGTCATGAAAATTCGGTGGAGGAATCAGTGCTTGGTTGTGAAGATAATCGTTCAATGCATAATCGTCTTGGTGGCATCGTTTGGCAGCGGATTGTGAATTGTATCCCAAAAACCTCATCTACCTCTGCAGATGTGATAAAAACAGAGGCATTTGCAAACATGCGCCAATTAAATGTGCTCCTGCTCGATGATGTTAAGCTTGATGGAGGATATGAAGATTTTCCAAAACACTTGGTGTGCCTGCGTTGGCTCAGATTCCCTTTGAACTCTATGCCAACGTGTTTAAATGTGGAGAAACTTGTTGTTCTTGATATGCGGTATAGCAGGCTAAAACATGCTTGGCAGGGAAAG TCCTTTCCATGCTTGAAGATCCTTGACCTAAGTCATTCTCATTTACTCACTACAACCCCTGACTTCACGGGACTACCTGGTCTTGAGAGTTTGCTGCTGAAAGATTGTATAAATTTAGTCAAGATTGACAAATCCATTAGAGTCCTAAGGGGACTTGTCTTGTTAAATCTTGAAGGCTGCGCAAAACTCAAGGAGCTTCCAAAGACAATTTCTGATTTGAAATCACTTGAAGAACTATATTTGACTGGTTGCTCAGAACTTAAAGTGCTACCCAAAGTGCTGGCTCAGATGGAATCCTTGAAGGTGTTTTTTGCTGGTGGAATTACCTTGAATGAATTAAGCTTTAGCTCGAGAGATGTAAGGGGGCCTTGGTCTTGGTTATCAGGCAGAGAAGGTCCAGAATCCACTATGTTTTCATCTGCTTTTCTTCCACGTTCTTTGACCCATTTAATCCTTCCAAACTGCAATTTATCAGATGGTAAATTTACCACGGATCTTCATTTGCCGTCTTTGAGACATTTAGTTCTGCGTGATAACCCACTTAATACTATATCGGCTGAAATTCCTGGGCTCCCTTCACTCGTATATCTTGATATAACGCAGTGCAACAACTTCAACGTTATTATAAAGGTTCCTACGAGTATAGAGGAACTGAATTTGATAGGGAGGTTAGTTACACGTCTGTCGGACTTGCTGCGTTTTGGGTTAGAGGACATCTCCAGTGGTCGTGAAAACcg GTTCATGACATCGTTCTGCCAAAATGTTGTGCAGCTTGTTCAATCGGATTGCCCGTATTTCCGGAGGAATTTCATTATCATGAACAATAATGTTTGGTGCCAATTACAATTTCTGGGGGATGGTCTTCGGTCACGTGAAATACTACAGGAGAATACTTCGGGTCCTTCGCTTGCGCATAACTTACTTCTTTGGGATATGCATAAGGGAAAATTATTAGAGGCGGATGAGGGATATATGAAGACCGGGAGTTTCTTGGCTATCCTGAGGGTTTTCATTGAAAGtttgatttaa
- the LOC110637981 gene encoding disease resistance protein RPV1 isoform X3 produces the protein MAASSSSCPFDAFLSFRGDDVRKTFADHVYAALTGAGIHTFRDDEEIERGKNIDQELTKAIQQSKVAVIVFSPDYASSRCCLDELLMINERRKSDGMHILPIFYHVDPSAVWRQKESFKEAFDRHEEQLKEEIDKVERWRAALKEVADLGGEVLKDQYEAPFIQNIVKLVANKLDRKLLHVGSYLTGIDDYVGRINQWLQDESTNVRILVLYGIGGVGKTTIAKTVYNQNSDKFERSCFLADVAETSEQPKGMNSLQEQLLSDIHKRESVKIYNVDEGVMKIKDAMCCMKVIIILDNVDNSEQFKSIIGKQEWLSSGSKMIVTTRLKCLLSEGCWKLHIEPLSVKKSHKLFALHAFGREDSPENFDEHSERVVSLCDGLPLALCVLGSFLRRRSIDEWKSEIKELQEIPDSQIQKILRKSFDSLHNDRHRSIFLHIVFFFIGWGKDVVVKILEGCGFEAIIGVQHLLDRCLIEIDERNNLAMHQLVRDMGREVVRQESPDEPGKRSRICNHKEVFRVLTEKTGTETIRGLILDMHLLREEKHVGPISNYGNYSHENSVEESVLGCEDNRSMHNRLGGIVWQRIVNCIPKTSSTSADVIKTEAFANMRQLNVLLLDDVKLDGGYEDFPKHLVCLRWLRFPLNSMPTCLNVEKLVVLDMRYSRLKHAWQGKSFPCLKILDLSHSHLLTTTPDFTGLPGLESLLLKDCINLVKIDKSIRVLRGLVLLNLEGCAKLKELPKTISDLKSLEELYLTGCSELKVLPKVLAQMESLKVFFAGGITLNELSFSSRDVRGPWSWLSGREGPESTMFSSAFLPRSLTHLILPNCNLSDGKFTTDLHLPSLRHLVLRDNPLNTISAEIPGLPSLVYLDITQCNNFNVIIKVPTSIEELNLIGRLVTRLSDLLRFGLEDISSGRENRLFNRIARISGGISLS, from the exons ATGGCTGCTTCATCATCTTCTTGTCCTTTTGATGCGTTCTTGAGCTTTAGAGGCGATGACGTTCGCAAGACTTTTGCAGATCATGTCTATGCAGCTTTGACTGGAGCGGGGATTCACACCTTCAGGGACGATGAAGAAATTGAGAGGGGGAAAAACATTGACCAAGAACTCACGAAAGCAATACAACAATCAAAAGTAGCAGTAATAGTGTTTTCTCCAGACTATGCCTCTTCAAGATGTTGCCTTGATGAGCTTTTGATGATCAATGAGCGTAGAAAATCTGATGGTATGCATATTTTGCCAATTTTTTACCATGTCGATCCAAGTGCAGTCTGGCGGCAGAAAGAAAGCTTCAAGGAAGCATTTGATAGACATGAAGAGCAACTAAAGGAGGAGATAGACAAGGTGGAAAGATGGAGGGCAGCTCTTAAAGAAGTTGCAGATCTAGGCGGGGAGGTTTTAAAAGACCA GTACGAGGCACCGTTCATTCAAAACATTGTCAAGCTCGTTGCGAATAAATTGGATCGCAAGCTTCTGCATGTGGGTTCCTACTTAACAGGAATAGATGATTATGTAGGCCGGATTAATCAGTGGTTGCAAGATGAGTCGACAAATGTTAGGATATTGGTACTTTACGGGATTGGTGGGGTTGGAAAGACCACCATTGCAAAGACTGTTTATAACCAGAACTCTGACAAGTTTGAAAGGAGCTGCTTTCTTGCGGACGTTGCTGAAACATCAGAACAGCCAAAAGGTATGAATAGCTTACAAGAACAGCTTCTTTCAGATATCCACAAGCGGGAATCAGTAAAGATATATAATGTAGATGAGGGAGTTATGAAGATCAAGGATGCTATGTGTTGCATGAAAGTTATCATTATTCTTGATAATGTGGATAATTCAGAACAATTCAAATCCATTATTGGTAAGCAAGAGTGGCTGTCGTCGGGAAGTAAAATGATCGTCACAACTCGATTGAAGTGTTTGTTAAGTGAAGGTTGTTGGAAACTTCACATTGAGCCATTGAGTGTTAAAAAGTCACATAAACTCTTCGCCTTGCATGCCTTTGGACGAGAAGATTCTCCTGAAAATTTCGATGAGCACTCTGAACGTGTAGTGAGCCTTTGTGATGGTCTTCCATTAGCTCTTTGTGTTTTAGGCTCCTTTCTTCGTCGCAGAAGTATAGATGAATGGAAAAGTGAGATTAAGGAACTGCAAGAAATTCCTGATAGTCAAATTCAAAAGATTCTCAGAAAAAGCTTTGATTCTCTACATAATGATCGTCATCGAAGCATATTTCTTCACATAGTTTTTTTCTTCATTGGGTGGGGTAAAGATGTTGTAGTTAAAATTTTAGAGGGCTGTGGCTTCGAAGCAATAATTGGAGTTCAACATCTCTTGGATAGATGTCTCATTGAAATCGATGAAAGAAACAACCTAGCGATGCATCAGTTGGTTAGAGACATGGGTAGGGAAGTTGTTCGCCAAGAATCTCCTGATGAACCGGGGAAGCGCAGTAGAATATGTAATCATAAAGAGGTATTTAGGGTGCTGACAGAAAAAACC GGTACCGAGACAATTAGGGGCCTCATTCTTGACATGCATTTGTTAAGAGAAGAGAAACATGTCGGCCCAATTTCAAATTATGGAAATTACAGTCATGAAAATTCGGTGGAGGAATCAGTGCTTGGTTGTGAAGATAATCGTTCAATGCATAATCGTCTTGGTGGCATCGTTTGGCAGCGGATTGTGAATTGTATCCCAAAAACCTCATCTACCTCTGCAGATGTGATAAAAACAGAGGCATTTGCAAACATGCGCCAATTAAATGTGCTCCTGCTCGATGATGTTAAGCTTGATGGAGGATATGAAGATTTTCCAAAACACTTGGTGTGCCTGCGTTGGCTCAGATTCCCTTTGAACTCTATGCCAACGTGTTTAAATGTGGAGAAACTTGTTGTTCTTGATATGCGGTATAGCAGGCTAAAACATGCTTGGCAGGGAAAG TCCTTTCCATGCTTGAAGATCCTTGACCTAAGTCATTCTCATTTACTCACTACAACCCCTGACTTCACGGGACTACCTGGTCTTGAGAGTTTGCTGCTGAAAGATTGTATAAATTTAGTCAAGATTGACAAATCCATTAGAGTCCTAAGGGGACTTGTCTTGTTAAATCTTGAAGGCTGCGCAAAACTCAAGGAGCTTCCAAAGACAATTTCTGATTTGAAATCACTTGAAGAACTATATTTGACTGGTTGCTCAGAACTTAAAGTGCTACCCAAAGTGCTGGCTCAGATGGAATCCTTGAAGGTGTTTTTTGCTGGTGGAATTACCTTGAATGAATTAAGCTTTAGCTCGAGAGATGTAAGGGGGCCTTGGTCTTGGTTATCAGGCAGAGAAGGTCCAGAATCCACTATGTTTTCATCTGCTTTTCTTCCACGTTCTTTGACCCATTTAATCCTTCCAAACTGCAATTTATCAGATGGTAAATTTACCACGGATCTTCATTTGCCGTCTTTGAGACATTTAGTTCTGCGTGATAACCCACTTAATACTATATCGGCTGAAATTCCTGGGCTCCCTTCACTCGTATATCTTGATATAACGCAGTGCAACAACTTCAACGTTATTATAAAGGTTCCTACGAGTATAGAGGAACTGAATTTGATAGGGAGGTTAGTTACACGTCTGTCGGACTTGCTGCGTTTTGGGTTAGAGGACATCTCCAGTGGTCGTGAAAACcg CTTGTTCAATCGGATTGCCCGTATTTCCGGAGGAATTTCATTATCATGA